In Chromatiaceae bacterium, the DNA window CGAAGGTTCGGGCAGATCGCGGTCGCGCCGGATTGCCACGACCTGGGCAAAGTTCATCAACTCTTGGAGCTGAGTCTTGACCTTTCTAAGGCCGGTCATAGACTTGATTTCCTGGATGACCTGGCGCAGAGCATCACGGCGGTTTGTTTTATTCCCCCGTGACGAGGCTTCAGTCACGATACGAAAGTCGTCGGTCATGTCTTAACTCCAGGGTTCAATCTCGCTTGCAGGCCTCTCGCAGGCACGGACATCCGCATCGGAAATGCTGTAACGGTCTTCGGGATCAACTTCCACCTGACCAGGCTGACGCGCAGACCGAGCAGCAGCGTTCTGAGTCAGACAGTCGGCAAGGCGCCGCACCGCGGTAGCATTGTCGAAATCCACCCCCGTAGCTAACTTCTCCAATAGCTTGTTGGCCCTTTGTTCGGCCGCCGGCAGCATCCGATAGTGCCGCCGCTCGATCTGAACTCTCAGCAGGTCCGCCAACACGTCAAGGGGCAGGGGTTTGAAGTTGATCCGCCGATCCATCAGTTTGCGCAGCCACGCTCCCCATTCCAAATTGTTGTAGAGACGATCGGCAGCATCTCCGCTGATGGTCATCACCACCACGAGACGCCCGGGATTGGCCTGCGCGATCGCGGTCAGGGTTGGTCCGAGGTCCGCCGCCGAGTTGGGTCCTGTGGTATTCATTGGGTGGGCGATCCAGTCCATATCGTCTAATAGCAGTACACCATCGAGTGAGCGCTCGGCTAGCGCACGGACGCGTTCGATCATGGAGCCTCCCAGACGCGGCGACAGCACAGCAGTGCCCGCTTCTTCGGTATGGGGAGTCGCGATGGCACCTAAGCCGCAGAACAAGGGAGCGATCTGGCGGGCCAGGGTCGTCTTGCCGACCCCGCGGGGTCCGGTGATCAGCAGGACAACACCGGGCGCATCCGTGCCGAAACCGCTGGCACCGCGATTGCGTTGCGCCTTGACTTTCTCGACCAACTCGCCGAGTTGTTCCTTTGCCCTGTCCACCCCTCGCAGCTCCCCGAGCGCTGCCTGCACGTCCCGCAGCAGTCGTTCGCGCTCGGCCTGGTCGGGCGGGGTAGCGCCTAGCGGGGGTCGGTGGTTTGCCGCGCGACTCCCGGCCAAGGGGACCGTGGCCGTTCGGTGAGCACCTGCCACCCCCGGCTGACCTCCGGTAAGACGAACCAATGCCGTGACGAGCACCGGCGGACCTGACGGACGCAGCCACCCCAGCGCATAGCCCAACCCGGCCAGCACCAGGACCCAAAGCAGGGCGGCTAGCGGGACGAGCAGCCAGCCGAGACCAGAGAATAGCTGGAATAGTGCGAATCCCCCTACGATTCCAAGCAGGATTTGCACCGGGAAGGGCAGGTCGCGCCAAAAACGGGCTATGGCGTTCACGGCGCCGCGACGACCGGAATGCCAATCGTTTGGCCAGGTGCCATTACGGGGACTCTGACCGGGTTTCCGCCGGACAATACCCCAACGGTGATGCCGCCGCCGCCGTCGTTCACGCCCGTCAGGTTGACCACACCGGAGTTAGGCAGGGGCATGGCGACGGTCGTTTTGGCATTCAGGAGTGCCACAGGAATGGTCAAGCTGTCGCTGCTCAGCAGCACCCGGTCACCGTCCTCCACGTAGTTATCCCAGAGGGTGATCCACCCCAGCTTGACTTGACCTTGATCCACGGCGGTTGCAATGGCGGTGCGCTCGGCGGGAGGCAGCTTCATGCTGTCAAGTGCCCGGTCACGGTCGGCGGTGGCGACGGCGGGGAGTTGCACCGAACTCAGGGCATTAAACTCGGCCTCGATCCGCGAGCGCTCCTGGTCCGTCACTTGGTCGGCGGCGCCGCCTCCGAGAAACAGCGCGCCAAGCGCGACCCCCACGGCAACTGCTGCGGCGATCGCGACGGTCTTCCAGACGGCCCCGGGACGAACCGTGCCTGAACCTTCGTCGGGTTGAGAAGCTCTGGCCGGAGCATCGGTGGGTTGCTCGATGCCAGATTCGGCTTGGCTTCGGGTCCTGATCTCGGGCTGAGGGGGTGGCGGCGCATAATCCGGCATGTCTGCGATTCTCCTGGCTTCTCGCGGTGATGGCAGTTTACCCAAGACGGGTGGGGGTTGATACGCGAGCGAGATGTCCTCGGGTCTTGCGACGTGCTATTGCTCCGGCAGGCTCGCCTCGGTCTCGATCCGGGCGATCAGCGCAGCCGTCGGGTAGGCGTCGGCGGGCAAGCCGCGGGCCTGTTGGTAGTCTTGGATGGCGTCACGGGTCCTAACCCCGATCATCCCATCCGGTTCGCCCAAGTCGAACCCCAGGCGGTTGAGGCCCCGCTGCATGGCGATGATGCGGGAGTGCGGCAGGGCCTGATCCCCTGGTGGCGGCTGACCGACCAGGGGGCCGGCGCCGCCGAGCCGGTCGGACAGGTGGCCGACCGTGAGCGCATAGTACAGCGAGCGGTTCCAGGTGCAGATGACGTTGAAATTGGGGTAGACCAGGAACGCGGGGCCTCCGCCCCCAGCGGGCAGCACGATGGAGGCTGTGGTCTCACCGCCGGGCAGGGGTTCCCCGGCGGTGCCCCGGACGCCCAAACGGCCCCATTCCGTAAGGCTCTTGGTATGGCTCAGGCGGGCCTGTGCCAGCACGAAATCCGGCGGCAGCAAGACCTCGCGGCCCCAGCCTTCTTCTGGTCTCCAGCCGCTGGCGCCGAGGTACTCTGCCGCGGACTCCAGGGAGTCGGCGACGCTGTTCCAGATATCGGCACGGCCATCCCCGTCGCCGTCCCGCGCGTAGCGCCGATAAGTGGAGGGCATAAACTGGGGCTGTCCCATGGCGCCAGCCCACGAGCCGGTCATTCTCGCGGCCTCGGCCTGGCCGCTGTCGATGATGCGCAGGGCTTCGATCAGTTCGGTGGTGAAGAAATCCCGTCGCCGGCCGTCATACGCCAGGGTGGCCAGTGCGGCGATCACGGGGAAGCCGCCGGGTTGGGTGCCATAGTCCGTTTCCATCCCCCACAGTGCGACGAGCAGTTCGGCGGGGACACCGTGGCGATGCTGGATACCTGCAAGCAACGCGGCATGTTTCTGAAGCAGTGCCCGACCGCGGGTGATGCGCGCCTCGGAGACCGAAGTCTTCAGGTAGTCGGAAAAGGTGCGAACGTATTCAGTCTGCCGCCGGTCCAGGGTGATGATCGGGCGAACCGGCTTGACACCCCTGAATGCCACGTCCAGCGTGGCTGGAGCGATGCCGATCGCAGCGGCGTGCGACCTTAGGGCTGCGCGCCAGGTCTCGAACGATGCCGGCGGGGGGGGTAACCCTGGGGACGCTGAGGGTTGTTGGGCAGGGGTGCTGTCCTGGTTGAGCGGGTCCGCCCACAGCATCGTGCAAGCCGCGACCAGCAACGTCCCCGCAACCAGGGTCAGCAGCAGCGGACGACGACGCATAAATTCTCCTTGCAGTTGTGCCGATTCAGGCAGCAGTGAGGTTATAATCGAACCTGGCCAGGGACTCATATCGCCGAGGAAGATGGGACATTGGCGATTCGTGTCTATTATGAGGCAGTATGTTGGGGGGATTCGTGGTCGCTCGGCAGTGGACGAGAACTTGAGTATACACCAGACCAGGGTGTCGCCGACGAGCGAGACGTGCCTCGTCGCCAGATCGATGCGGCTCAGGTCCCGGCGAAGTGCGGCCAAGTGAGATGAGCCGGCCATTGACAGATGCTGCTGTCGTTCTTTGGCGTGAAGCGCCGCCTTGGCGGTATCTGGTCATCGCAGCGAGCGTGACGACGGTTCTGGCGGTGGTCTCCGGCTGGACCGGGTCTAACTCCGGCAGACAGCCGCCTACGACAGGCAGCTTGGCACAGGTGCCGGGCACGGTCATTCAACCTACCATCCCAGTCAACCAGGCATCCGCCGCTCGCCTGCAAGCCTTCGAAGCGCGTTACAGGCAGTTGCGCAACGAGACCCAAGATGGGCTCAAGTGCGAGGAACTGGCCGCGGCGGCGCAGGTCCTCGCCGGAGATGACCGGGTTAACCCCTCCTCGACTCAGGCGACCGCCCTGGCCGAGGCAGACCGCTGCCGAAACCGGTTGCAGGAGAGCGATAGCCGTTGGTCGCGCTTCGTCACCGCCTCGAAGGCTGCTCCCTCTGACGCTTCCGCGACGTTGGACCTGGTCAATGCGGCTGGGAGCATGACCCCCTTTGACAAGACGCGCACGCTCGCGGCCGAACAGCGTGGCGCGCTGCAGGCCGGCGATCGGGCGACCGCCGACTTGGTCGCCAGCGACCAGCGGCTCGCCGCGCTGGAAAAGGCGGTGGGTGCCTTTTCCCCGACCGATGCGCCGGCTGCCTATGCCCCGGTTGCCACGGCGACTCAGGCCATCACGCGCCTCGATCAAGGCCGCATGAATGAAGTGCAATCGAAGGCATACCAAGCCGCAATGGCAGTGGCGAGCGCCTTGGAGGAAAGCCGTTCAAGGCTGGGTGCTGCGATCACCGCAGTCGAGAGTTTCGAGCGGGCGCCATCAGCCGAGACCCGCGAGGCTTTGGTTTCGCAGGTACCCAAGGTGACGACTTTCGACCTAGCCCTGGCCGATTCCGGCCAACAGGCCGCCCTTGCCAGGGGACGAAGCGCGGCCCGAGTATCGGGTCTTGATCTGCTCGTCACCAAGGCACGGGACTATCGGGAGGACCCCTCGGTCGACGCCCATGAGGCCCTTGCCGACCTGGTTCCGCTGCTTGCAGATGTCGCCACTGCCGAGCTATCCAACGAGCAGAAAGAAGCGCTTGATGTGGCCCGTCAGGCGGCAGGTGCCTTGGCAACGAGCGATAGCCGCATCAAGGCCGTCACGGGGGCGGCGGAAGCCTGGCGCAGGGGCCACACCGGCAGCGCGGCGCGCATGGTGACGAATGCCTTCGATGCCTTGACGGATTTTGATCGCGCTCGGCTTGGTCCCAGCGGAAACGCTGCGCTCGACCAGATCCAGCGCGCCTATTTCATCGTTCAGGGGCCGAAGTCGCCGCTTACGCAGGCCAACAAACGCTACCTGAATCTGTTCGTGCAGGCGAGCGATCCCGGCGTTGCCCGTACCTTCGAGACCGCGCTGCGCCGCGCTGGCTGGCAGATCACTACTGACCGCGAAGCTGCGGCGCTTATCGTCAAACTCGAAGGTACGGTGACCGGGCAGGGGCAGACCCTGGTGGGATCGCGCACCGTGGAATCCGCACGCAGCCAGTTGAGCGCAAGAATCGACTGGGCCTTTACTAACGAACAGCTATTCTATGACGCCGCAGAGGGGAATGGTGTCGGATCAAGCAACGCCCTTGCCATCGAGAAATCGTTCGAGCGGGCAGCGAGTGTGTTGGTCAAATCGCTTGATAAGCGGGTGGGAAGCTGAGTCGCAAGGGCGGCGTGCTAATGGCACTATTTCAACGGGGGAAAGAAAAATGACGGCAAGAAACGGTTTGTGGCGTCGTTCCTGTTTTGCGGCGATGATCCTAGTTTTCGCGGGCGCGCCAGCGGGCGCGGAAGTCGCCGGCTCCGTCGACGCAGGGCTGCAAGACCTCGCGGCGCAGATCGTTCAGAAGTCAACGGCAGCGGATCGCACCAAGATAGCGATCCTGCCCTTTCCCAACGCCGACAAGACCTGTAGCGTCCTCTCAACCTACATCGTCGACGAGCTCACCCTCGCGCTTTTCTCGGTGCCCGCTTCGAAGCTGACCATCGTAGAACGGGCTCAACTGGAGTCACTGATCAATGAGCTGACGATCGGTGAGGGTGGGTTGCTGAATCCGGAAACCACCAAAGAGCTAGGAAAGATCAGCGGCGTCCAGGCCTTGGCGGTCGGCACCATCACGGTCATCGGAGACACGTTACGAATCAATTCCCGGCTGGTTGCAACGGACACCGGAGAAACTATCTCGGCGGCCGCCGTCAATGTACCGAAGACCAATGCTATTCACGAGTTGCTGGGGCAGCGGACACCCTGTGGAACCTTGATCGGTGGTACATCTAATGGTGTCGGTACTGGCAGCTCTTCCGGTACGACCATGCCTGGCCGGAAAGGAGGCACCCCGCCTATGCCTATGCCAGTGCTGTCGGGCAGCCAGTTTACTACCGGCGATCTAACCTTCAGCGTGCAAAGTGCTTCCCGCAGCGAGGATAAGAAGGCGGTAAACATCTCGTTCATGGTGATAAATGGCGG includes these proteins:
- a CDS encoding AAA family ATPase, whose translation is MNAIARFWRDLPFPVQILLGIVGGFALFQLFSGLGWLLVPLAALLWVLVLAGLGYALGWLRPSGPPVLVTALVRLTGGQPGVAGAHRTATVPLAGSRAANHRPPLGATPPDQAERERLLRDVQAALGELRGVDRAKEQLGELVEKVKAQRNRGASGFGTDAPGVVLLITGPRGVGKTTLARQIAPLFCGLGAIATPHTEEAGTAVLSPRLGGSMIERVRALAERSLDGVLLLDDMDWIAHPMNTTGPNSAADLGPTLTAIAQANPGRLVVVMTISGDAADRLYNNLEWGAWLRKLMDRRINFKPLPLDVLADLLRVQIERRHYRMLPAAEQRANKLLEKLATGVDFDNATAVRRLADCLTQNAAARSARQPGQVEVDPEDRYSISDADVRACERPASEIEPWS
- a CDS encoding lytic murein transglycosylase, producing the protein MRRRPLLLTLVAGTLLVAACTMLWADPLNQDSTPAQQPSASPGLPPPPASFETWRAALRSHAAAIGIAPATLDVAFRGVKPVRPIITLDRRQTEYVRTFSDYLKTSVSEARITRGRALLQKHAALLAGIQHRHGVPAELLVALWGMETDYGTQPGGFPVIAALATLAYDGRRRDFFTTELIEALRIIDSGQAEAARMTGSWAGAMGQPQFMPSTYRRYARDGDGDGRADIWNSVADSLESAAEYLGASGWRPEEGWGREVLLPPDFVLAQARLSHTKSLTEWGRLGVRGTAGEPLPGGETTASIVLPAGGGGPAFLVYPNFNVICTWNRSLYYALTVGHLSDRLGGAGPLVGQPPPGDQALPHSRIIAMQRGLNRLGFDLGEPDGMIGVRTRDAIQDYQQARGLPADAYPTAALIARIETEASLPEQ